attagaatgtcgtagctaaaaaCAACTACTCatgtagttaatgttttcttaattattgttcaagagttataattactcttacttttgatatagttactttttttttccagtaaatatatgaaataatagtaactataatcgaaaaagttactatatgacctctaaagcatctatattatattgtttattttaaaatataattcgtagTAATTATTCTAcagttaaaattatttttctatatGATTTAGTTACTCTTTAGATAAAATAGTTATCTTATCGAAATggctatattattatttttttcatagttactattatgaagatatagttactttacagaacatatAATTACTCTTTGTataaaatagttattcttatagaaatgactatattatgaagatatagttaatttacaaaaatacCCTGGTCCATGCTAATTATAGCGTGGACCGGGTCCATACAAGTGGGATTGtgtcaaaattctgatattaagaaaatgagaaaaatttaatatcccaatagaaaagtgtgaaagattaaatgacctaatgaatttaattggttaaaataatcattggacacaaattttgatacaatattaaagtatttatgtgataatataaaaggaaatgtaaagaatatttCGAGACACCAATAAAtaaaaaacgtaaagaacaaagagggacggaggaagtataagaaaGTCCAATCAGCAAGCCAGCAAGGGAAAGTTTTATCTAATTTTCTATTTGACTAGTATTGCAAATTTAAGTTTGGTAAAAGGAATAAATTTCTTAAGAAAAgtaaataagaaggaaaaaaaacctAATTAATTTTGTCACTCCTCAAACTCCTACTCGCATTGGTCTCATCTCCTTCCTCTCCCGCCTCCCCCGGCCTCCTCTTTAAACCCGAGCTAATCTCTTCAACAAAACCACCGTGTTCTATTGTATCACCACCTCTGTCAGCGGCGCCTCTGCCATTGTGGATTTTCAACCATCTACTCTTTTCTGCCGCTGCTATTCTCAGTGCTTGACGACAGTGTATAGCTTCTTTTCCTCATCTTTTTTTTCACTTTTCTATTTATCATTTTACGATTTTTCTCGTGTGTGGATGATGGATTTTGCCTGATATGATGCATCAAAAGAtgaattttgttgttgttaaatATATTCTGTTTCTAATTAGTCTATACCCACTTCGTAATTGTACTTTAAAATCATAAAGACATAGAACTTTGCTGTGTTGGACCAAAAGAATTCAAAATATTGGTTTCTTGGCTGAAATTGGGGGTATGAATGAGCTGAGCCAAGAAACTGCATTGTTCATGGTAATTTAACTAAGATGAGTCTGACTTTTAAACGGGGACAGAGAAGAATTACCTTTAGTGTTTATCGTGGGTTAAAGGGGGAGGGGTGTAGCTTCAGAGGTTTATGAAATATGGTTCCTCTAATTATGGTAAAATGCGACATGGAGGAAATGTCATTGGTACTGAACTTTGAAGAATTTGAGTAAGATAGCTGTCATTATTAATACTAGACAATCAGATTGTCAGACAGTCTAAAGTCAACTCACCTTAGAAATCTGATTGAAAACTGACATAAGTTTGTATGTAGAACAAGGTTTTATTTGAGCAGGTGTTAGTTTCTTAAGAAACCTTAAATGACTGACTTGAGACTTTAAAATTTATGTGTTTGTTTCAGGGTTGAGATAGAAAATCGGTGTCGATTTGGTTGTTTTGCCAATCCAATTTTATTAAATACCAAGATTGATGGTCGAGTACGACCACATTTGTTAAGAAATAACATCCAAGTAGTTTCATAATTTCTGACACTCCGTGAAATGATAATGTATCTTTCCTCTCAAATCCAATCCCCCTTTGACTTATCTTTGTTTCTGTGGCAAATGGCAACTGATTGTATTTCGTTGTTATTCTTACCATTCTGAGAACTTCATGGTTTTAATATTTCTTGTTGCTGAACATATTTGTTTGAAGTGAATTGCAACATTCCAAGAAGCAAACAATTTAGTATTTTGACAGGCAAGGTTAGCCTAGAATCCAAATGTTCTAGGTTGGTTTCAACATTATCCATATTAAAGCTGAACTATACCTTTAGTTGGTTGATTGTGAGTTAACAACAGATTGAACCCTTATTAGCTAATGCTTCTTGTTGTTGCCATGTGCAAATACTAAGGGAATTCATATTTCATGCATGAGGCTTTTATAGGACACTAAAATTAGCTGTATACATCCACTGTGAATGATGCTTGTCATTTTCTGTGCTTATGTCGCAGGACTTTTCATAAATGAATGATGCGCTACTTTTGTTTGATACGATGCATGTTGTAGTTTGTGCAAGCCATGTTCTATAAGGCATTAGGCGTCTGTCCTATTCACATCTCTATTATAATTGAACTATCAACTAGCAGATATTCCTTTCATTCGTTCTATTTGTTGTACCTTGGTCATATTGTATGAGTTAATATCCCAATTTTAACAAACTTGGATTCAACTACTGTATGAAACTAATAAGCTTATATTTCCCCCCTTGATCCATATTGAGACAGGTCTAGAAGCTATATGTACTAGGTATCAGATGCAATTATGACTGTCGTAGCACGCAAGGATTCTAGAGGCTCTATGAGGATGCCGAGTAAAAGTTTGAGGTGCATGAGCTATGAGGATACCCTCCGTGAAATGGAAGCTTTCTTGGATGGGAAGCTTGACAATCCACAAAATCCTCACGAGGTTTATGTGGATATAACTGAAACTACGAGTTCGACTGCCATCCGACTGCCTGATTCTGAGGATCCAGATGCAACTGAGAATTCCAGCTCATTTGCTGATACTACATCTATAAGTGAGAATGTTTCTGGAACTAGTGATGCTGAAGTGGAGTCTGAATTTCGTGTTGACAGTGGTTTGGCTTCTACATTTGACAGTTATAGTAGTGTTTTCCCAATGAGGTTAGATTCTGTTTTCATTCACATGACATATGGTATTAAATCTTTCCTCTTTCCTCCCCCTTGCCAGTCCTTTCAATTTTTTTCTGCTGGCAGCAGTAAGCAGTAACCTGGGATTGATTTATGACATTCTTATCTGCTTTTACTAACACTGGAGATCACCCGACAGTGGTGTATGGCTGTTAGTGCTGTTAGGTTGTGCATCTTTACTCATGATGACGGGGATCATTATAATGTGCTGTCATCGTTGTTGTACTCCATAATAGCGCTTTGTATCAAGGCGGTGACCAGTTGTAGGAATTCATAATGGTTAGACCTGCATCAAAGGTTCTCTTTTCCTGACCACCCATTTAACTACATAAACGCGTCTAATTCTCTGACAAGGGGtctttttttgttgtttgtaAGACCAGCTTTGCTCTTTGATAATTTGGTTTTTTCTAATGATTAACAACTTGGAATTTCATTAACTATTATGTAGAATATATAAGCTCTCTAGATTATGCAATAAACATTTAACAGTTAGACTGTCAAAGGGGGTATGAACTCTTTAAATTGCGGCGTTGATTATTTAGGGAATTCTCTTGGTGCTGAAATTTACTATTTTTATACAAGTACAAACTATAAGGTAATCTTTGTTAGAATTGCGGCATAATGGTCGCTGAACATGTATTAAATAAAAAAGGTGTTCATTGACCATCTTGACAAGAGTCCAATAATCATTTAACACCAATTATCGAAATCAACTTAAATGTGAGTATCACTTTTTGTATAAATTTTGCAAGTAAATAACCATATCTGCTCTCACAAGCCTAAATCATTAGGCTACTGTAGTGTGCTGAAAGACAGATAGAGTCCCTCTAAAATTTGAAATATGTCATGATAATGGGTAATTTATAGCTTATCCAACTTTACATTCAAGTCATATATAAACACCTACTTTGCattcaaattgaagaacaaataattAGTGCTTTCTGATTGTAGTGTCTGTTTAGAAGAAGTCGATGAATACATATCATATTTGACTGCGATTTACTTGGATGTTATTATCTGTTTGGTTCCTGAAAGGTGATTTTAGAGGTTTTTCATAGGCTTCATTTTcctcatttcttttgttctccgCTAGTTCTCTCTAGTCAATATGTAACTGCATCTCATACAGTCATACTTGTGCTACTTACTGCTCAGTCATCTATCAAGCCAGTTCTATTAATGACATATTTTCTCAATCGAAATTATCTGTAGACACCTTTGTTCTTTAGAATGATAAGGTTTATTGTGTTACATTCTATTCAGCTCTTTATCTAGTATTTTTTGAATCAGCAATCAAGTGCCATTTAATTCCTGTCGTTATCTTCGTTTTCTGTCTGTTCAATGTTGGATAATGCTGTTTCTACTAAAAAGTTTTAAACCACATATTGGTTGAACTATACTTGTCTAGTTGTCTTGTACTAAATTCATGTGCAATCAGTATCCAGATATGTGAACTTCTTTTGCCACAatatttcaggaaaaaaaaattggcaCCTCAATGGAGGAGTTTTATACGCCCACTTATGTGGAGGTGCAAATGGACGGAACTAAGAATAAAGGAGTTGGAATTGCAAGCACTAAAATACTCCCGTGAGCTTGATGCAAATGAACTAACAAAAACGTTAGAACTGCATCAATATACATCTGACTTTTGTTCGAGATCGTTTCCATTTTTCAACCAATCAGACAAGAAGAAGCCCATGAAAAGAAGAAAGCGGAAACTTGTGGAGAATGTGACTGATATCTCATCTTATATGTCTCATCACCAGCTTTTCTCCTATCTAGGTATAGCTCTCTCTTGTGAGTGTAGTATTGTTAGGAATTTTAAGTATCATCCACATGATTGCTTGTTGAGCACCCTACACCTGTTTTGATAGTATTTGGCCTATTGCAGAAAATAAAAAGTCTGATCCAGATGGCACTTCAGTCGCTGATGATGATGTTAATCTAGGTAAGAATTCCTACTTCAGTTAAAATTTGTGTTCATCAATAAACAATGAGCAGAAATGACAGATTTGTTGTCAAGATTTGACTTGATGCTATGTCTTGCATATGTACCTTTGTTTTCTTAGTTGGCAATTTGTCTGGTGATCGATCGAGGCACATTATGCGTTGAGTTAGTTTGTTAATTTGAAATTAGTCACATGTTCGTATGTTCTGAGCTTTAAGGAGCAAGAACTAAAAAGTTTTGTGTGCCAATATAGTGGTGGGCAGGAGCCTTCAACACTCCTAGGCAGCCTttccaaatttttattttatttattttgttttttaaattttttggagCTGCAGTTTAACAAGGACCAAAATGGTTGGTGTAGCAAGTCAGTGTCAAGAGTTATAAGGGTTGGGTTTTAGCCTTAAACACTCATCTATTTCATTATTTTAGTACAAGCCTTATTCAATTAACACTATGGATCCAGTATAAGGTGGGGTATGTTAAGTTTTATGGAATGATAAACCTAAATGAGACAAGTTTGCTAAGATAGATTATTTACAGAGAGGGCCTACATGAAACCTTATTTAAATAGGATAATTAACCTCTGGCTTGATAAATTTGTTGTCGTGTCTTttttatgtgtgtgtgtgtgtgtgtgtgtgtgcacgGCATATGTTCGACATGCTTTTGTGATATTTCTTTGTCTTGACATTTCAGTGTTTTATTTGGGAGTAGATTTCTTCCAACTAAAACGGGAAAGGGATGtgaaactgaaaatttaaaatagagGAATTGAAAACGATGCGAgagggggggtgggggggggggggggggggggaatgggTAGTTTGCATGAAAAAGGCCTAGTGTCATTAGGGGTTTTCGTTTTTCTAGACTAGGTATAtattttatcttttattttgatCTGTTGGAGGTTGAGGTGAGGATGGACGAGAATATATAATAACATTTggtaaattattaaaaatacgTTATACGCTTACTATCGAAACTCCTGATAATGGCTCTCCTTGTAATACTGAGTCGATTGAGGCTTTTATGTGCTAGGTAGTTCAAAAAGAGTCTTAATTCAAAGACATGCCTTCCTTCTCGTGGGGAATATTGCAAACCTTGGGATATGAAAATGGATGGCGAGATAGAAGCCCTTTTGGCTCTTATGCTGTGTAGGAATACTTGGTTGTTCTTTGCACATGGACATGCATGGTTTGTGTTGCCTTTTGGGTGAGCTATTATCACTCACTGACTCATTATGTGGCTAGCAAGCTGTACTGTCCATCATGGATGCTAAAAATTCTCCCAATGCCTACAAGGCTACAATACACAAGTAGGAGTAAGTGGCTAGCCAGTTGTGTTGTCGTTCTTACTTAGCTTCTCAtgttttgttgtttttgttgcttCCATATAGTAAGGCTGCCATGAATTATGATGTACACATATAGTTTGTTTATGTTCCCTCCCTTACCGGAGTTGAAATTGTGAAATTTGAGATTTCCTCAGGATTCATCTCTCACAGATACTAAGGAATATCCCAATGGTAATAAAACAAAAGTCACAGTGAATACAAAAGTGGCTTCTGGTTGTCATATCCTTCATGTTAGAAAGAGTTCAAATAAGTAAACTTCAACTTCCAATAAGCAAGATATTGAAATAAATGCACTACCAATCAGCGCTCACATGGCTAAAATTTTCTTGAAGGATGCTAATGAAGTAATTACAGGAAAGCTAGAAATTAGGGACAAGGAGACTCTTCTATGAGAATGGTCTTTCAAAAGAAGCTACATGGAGTTTCAAGAACAACTGGATTTGAAAGTCCACCCTTACCCTACAATATAATAGACTTTCTTTTCCCTATCTAAACTACATTGAGGAGAACTGCAAATCCTTGTTCCTGAGTTCAAATTCGGGTGTCGCAGCTGCTATTCTCTTCTCCTTCTCTGCTTTTCTCTGCTCTCTGTCTTTCTGTTTTTTCCTAGAGGGGATCAGTCCTACTATCCTTTACATGATACTCTGATAGCCATTGCCCCAAAAATTTCTCAGAAGTCACGAATGAGTAatctaacagtaaaaaaagaaataaaagaataaaaggcACTGCGACAATAGAACATTGAATCATAAAGTATTTCCACTTCCGTTAAATAATCTTTTCTAAaatccaattaaaattaaactaATCTAACATGTCATGTTTCTATAATTCTCTAATACCATAGAAAATCAGGATTATGGAAATGAGGCAGAAAAATATGATTTGGGAGAAAATTGATACTCTAGTATATTGTGATTTGATGCCACTAAATCATCAAATGGAAGCCACAATCCAGACTTTTGAGTGGCTGGACAGTGGACACTCCCAATTACAGGCTAAAATAAAGCAAAGTAAACTTCTCAATAGTTTTCTTCCTATCCCTTCTCTAATTGATCTCTTCTATTTAGCAATCCCCTGAAGTAGTCCTTTAGGTATTCTTCAATTCAACACCTGAATTTTTCTCTCGTTATGAGTACTTTCTAACTTAACGGATGCCTTCCTCTTCAAGCTAATTGTAACCAAGTTATTTGCATTATCCAGACTACCCCTCTGGCCCTCCTCCAATGGCTAgtctttttcaaaaaaattacagTGTCATAAAACTCACCTACCAATTTGCACATTTCATATTGTAACTCATGTGGTGTATTTGCAAAATTGTTAACACTTATATCACGGTGCAGATAAAAGTCACCTACCAACTTTTCTTGCACATATCTGGCATGTAACATGAGCAATTTTTTGAAAGTGTGTTTACACTTCTTAATCTTTGTATTAGCAAAAGGAACATCTTAAATTTGTGTTAAGTTCTAATTTAAGAAAGAAAATATGATTTTACATTGTCTGATGCTGCTTTCAGATTTAAATCCTAAGAATGAGGATTTTGGCATGGATGATGATTGGTTAAAAGGTGGTGAGGATTCCATAGAGCAGATACTTCGACAGATTGATACagttcaatttcaagttcagaGACTTAGAACCCATCTTGATACGGTGATGGTAAAAAATGGTGTGAAGTTCCCCTCCTCGGAAAATCTGAGTCTTCTTGATGCTCAGACAAGTGCTTCCCAAAGCCCTGCTTTCTCAGCTGGTAATGGGGACAATATGTCTTTTGCTGGCATAGATATTCCTCATGACTTAGGGGACTTTGAAATTGGTGATCTGGACTTGCCTGATAGCTTGGTCTCAGACTATGGAAACGGGATTCCTGACATAATAGAAAGCACAGTAGGTTTGCTTTCTGGTGCAGATGTTACAATACATCAGCCGCCGATATTAGAGTCAGGTGAAAATGTAAGTCTTCTTTCATAATTGTCTGGTGAGTACAGAATTGATCTTACGGAAACCAGCTCATGTATCTGAAGTTTTGTTGATTCTCTTCTCTTTAGTGCTTTCCTTGCATTTCATTCATATGTTTAAATCTGATCTAACAATTTTCTCGAAAGCTTTAATTTGATAAGTTGATGATATTGATGATGTGCAGATTTTGGATGATAGACAAGTACGGAACAGGGGAATTCGAGATGGGCACATGTCTTCTGGAATAACAGACCAATCTGTAGATGAATATCATAGCCTAGAAAATAAAGAGCAGCATATATCTAGTCTCATAGCCAGCAATGCATTAGTACCTGAAGCCGTGACTGTAGATGCTATGAATCAGGATAAAGTAAGATTGGAGTGTTGTTTAACTTCAGATGTCCCGGTTCCTAAGAATAAGAGAAAGCGGGGTGAGCGCAAGGCAGGACCTGGAGGTTGGAACTTGAGATCTGCAGGTGAGCCAGATAGCAATTGAGTATTCTTTTTTCTTCTGAATATAAGTAGATGTGGAAACGGCGGGGTTGCTGATAGCTGATAGCAATTTGCAATTGGAAGCTATATCTGTATAAAGTCAGTATGCCTGTTGGTGAGCGTAACCCTCCCTAGTGCATTTCAACTGTCCTCTACTGGTGATAATGGCGAAAAAAGTTGTTTGATAATCCTCTAGGATCGACTTTTGTAGTTTGTCTTCATATTTTAGTTCTTAGTCATCCATAAAAGGCCTTGAAGCTGTATATGAGGATTTTGAATTAGACATAAGAGTAGGAAGACGTACCCAATTGTGTCTGCTCATTGGTAATCTTTGTTCGGATGTCGTGGATTTTTAAGCAGTGCAGATATAAATCATATACTGCATTTTAAGGATGTTCAGAAAAAGTTATCACCTTTCATAAGATACCACCACTTAAATAAGGGGATGGTAGTTTGATACCTCGATGCCGTTCTTGTAGCTGAAAATCCATAGGAATTTGGTTTATAATGGTGTCAACAGCAAGCCGTTCTCTGCCAGTAAATTCAGTGATCTCAAATTCCTTAATTCCAGAATATTCAGTCGAAAAAAGCTCTTGATTTCTACTTCATTGTGAAAATGTAGcatttaggctccgtttggtagggcgtaaaacattttcatggaaaacgattttccccttttcaatcattttacgttgtttggttgggtaagggatgaaaaacaattttccatgactccctCAAATGTGGAAAACCCTTTTTCATTTGAATGGAAGGAAAACCacctttccttctttcctccttacctctttcttcttttttcccctcaatcttcacatTCTTCTCCTATTTTCTTTTAAGGTACCAAACAAAGCAAAACTAGttgaaattgtgttttcccttaaaaaatattttccatgtaaaatcattttacaatgaaaacgttttacgccctaccaaacgtaGCCTTACTGCTAATGTAGAATTTCCCCGTAGACATTCGCAACAAGATATCAGAACTATTAGCGGCATTTAAACTTTTTTAAAGGTAAGGAGAAGAACCCGATCAAATTCTACCCTCGCGGTTTGTTTGGTTCAGGAAAAGGTACTTAGGAGTAGGAAAATCAAACACTAGACCTATGAGCCAAGTTTTGCTACGTAGTTACACATTTCTGGTAACCAAGTTCTATGAATATATTCCATCTACATTATTAGCTTGTGGCTATCTCCACACACAAAAACAGTGGTCTAATGTGAATAAGCAATGAAAGAATCGGTTTGTTTTAACTTATTTgagcaaaaataagttcaaaaaaaGTTAATATAAGTTATGTTTAGATAAGtttagcaaaaataagtttgTTTTAGTTGAGAACCAAACAAAGCCTAATTTTTACACCGTAAAATTGAGTTGTTAGTTTATGAAATATTTATGGGAAAAGAGCTTTTAGGGGAGATGTTGGACCATTTTAAAAGGCTAATGAAGGTGTTTATGGTGAGGAGATATTTGGAAAACCGTTTTGAATGAAAAAGATGATTTTGAAAAGGCTCCATTTTGCGTTAGAGGTTTAAAGAAGCTGTTGTAAAATGACAATTTTGTCCTAATATTatctaaaaattaaataaaaaaagaactAATTTAACTTGTTAGTCAAACCAGATAATACAAACTAAGTACAACTAACGACTAATTATCAAATACGAACACTATTTAGAAACTGTGTGAGCAATCAAAATTGGTTAATGTTTAAATAGTGTAGAAATGTTGGTGGTTTAAAGTTTATAACTATGAGAATCTCAAAATAGTTGTGGTCAATTTACCCTTGTCAGGTGTTTAAATAGCATCAGTGATTCAGTGCCTCACTATTAAATACCCTCAGATTATGA
This genomic stretch from Spinacia oleracea cultivar Varoflay chromosome 3, BTI_SOV_V1, whole genome shotgun sequence harbors:
- the LOC110785406 gene encoding uncharacterized protein, with the protein product MTVVARKDSRGSMRMPSKSLRCMSYEDTLREMEAFLDGKLDNPQNPHEVYVDITETTSSTAIRLPDSEDPDATENSSSFADTTSISENVSGTSDAEVESEFRVDSGLASTFDSYSSVFPMRKKKLAPQWRSFIRPLMWRCKWTELRIKELELQALKYSRELDANELTKTLELHQYTSDFCSRSFPFFNQSDKKKPMKRRKRKLVENVTDISSYMSHHQLFSYLENKKSDPDGTSVADDDVNLDLNPKNEDFGMDDDWLKGGEDSIEQILRQIDTVQFQVQRLRTHLDTVMVKNGVKFPSSENLSLLDAQTSASQSPAFSAGNGDNMSFAGIDIPHDLGDFEIGDLDLPDSLVSDYGNGIPDIIESTVGLLSGADVTIHQPPILESGENILDDRQVRNRGIRDGHMSSGITDQSVDEYHSLENKEQHISSLIASNALVPEAVTVDAMNQDKVRLECCLTSDVPVPKNKRKRGERKAGPGGWNLRSAGEPDSN